A region of Takifugu flavidus isolate HTHZ2018 chromosome 2, ASM371156v2, whole genome shotgun sequence DNA encodes the following proteins:
- the tjp1a gene encoding tight junction protein ZO-1 isoform X4, with the protein MKYQKYITVMQMAMGVTASNKDCLPTKRQLWVTPQDGDTSPSGADEPTGATGGAGAMAISASSTLSLPMSQGKPSLRRIKGRIHRSKSLDSIELLDSSSAAMEETVIWEQHTVTLHRAPGFGFGIAISGGRDNPHFQSGETSIVISDVLKGGPAEGLLQENDRVVMVNAVSMDNVEHAYAVQQLRKSGKNAKITIRRKRKVQIPVSRSGDRETMSEHEEEDSDDEDGYDHHSGRPGRSGYEGASGGTGTGRRQDRERSSSSRRDHSASRERSVSPRSERRSQVSSGPARPAKVTLVKSRKNEVEYGLRLASHIFVKDISPESLAARDGNIQEGDVVLKINGTVTENLSLIDAKKLIERSKGKLKMVVQRDERATLLSIPDLDDSVPSANNSDRDDISEIHSLTSDHSNRSHGRGSRSRSPDRPEPSDHLRHSPRQISNGSQRSRDEDRISKPGAMSTLVRSSDDGVLSQGSDQASSRDEKILPPLPEPKPVYAQPGQPDVDLPVSPSDAPIPSAAHDDSILRPSMKLVKFKKGDSVGLRLAGGNDVGIFVAGVLEDSPAAKEGLEEGDQILRVNNVDFANIIREEAVLFLLDLPKGEEVSILAQKKKDVYRRIVESDVGDSFYIRTHFEYEKESPYGLSFNKGEVFRVVDTLYNGKLGSWLAIRIGKNHQEVERGIIPNKNRAEQLSSVQYTLPKTPGGDRADFWRFRGLRSSKRNLRKSREDLSAQPVQTKFPAYERVVLREAGFLRPVVIFGPIADVAREKLAREEPDIFELAKSEPRDAGTEQKSSGIIRLHTIKQIIDRDKHAVLDITPNAVDRLNYAQWYPIVVFLNPDTKQGVKNMRTRLCPESRKSARKLFDRSLKLRKNNQHLFTTTINLNSMNDGWFGALKDIIQQQQNQLVWVSEGKADGATEDDLDIHDDRLSYLSAPGSEYSMYSTDSRHTSDYEDTDTEGGAYTDQELDETLNDDVGPPAEPAITRSSEPVREDPPVIQEPPGYVNYQVQPDPLNRIDPAGFKAPVPQQRAEATAVPSIPQQPEPLTETVLPAVDVTVKTVGGASPDEAPAALHSQPSPIPEAGSLRRPTAELAPQTITPEPLPSGRAGSEPKIFQKDPYSTDSTGRLGHNMKPLSYNPPQGFHSEQPYRDYDHPPSRYDVSSGGGGYPDPKYRNYDSSSPFENSVPQYDQQQWNPYNQPLSPANSHGYDPHSPYGDGSDSHYTPPLRYDEPPPQQGFDGRPRYGKPTGAVRYDAPSPPAPGSDINYQDSHLGTYPSSGRSSDHAAQRPAYNQGPAPQHKSYKTQQYDPIPVNSESSPTPPPKAEAPSPSFVDTPKPVAARDEEQDDPAMRPQSVLTRVKMFENKRSVSVDRARDVGESAGNKAADLPLKTGGVIPKANSLSNLDQEKSYRIPGPQKPHASVTDDIVRANHYDPDEDEDYYMKQLSYFDKLQSGPNKPQAQVPHNYSRPEPVEKPSPVEKKYEPVPQVTPSLPPVTLPKPAPEGKTDPSNRAALVLHQKSQLTHLCVSPTAKPVAREDTVQSNFLPHKSFPEKSPVNGTSEQPPKSNSGAPGVSSYNRFTPKPFTTSAKPFARMFDSPKFNHNLLPNDKPESVPKGRSSSPLKPHIPPQPQNTDHDSGLDTFTRTVEHRPKHQHNNVNAVPKAIPVSPTALDDEEDEDEGHTVVATARGIFNSNGGVLSSIETGVSIIIPQGAIPEGVEQEIYFKVCRDNSILPPLDKEKGETLLSPLVMCGPHGLKFLKPVELRLPHCASMTPDGWSFALKSSDSSSADPKNWQNNSLPGDPNYLVGANCVSVLIDHF; encoded by the exons AGTGCAGCGATGGAGGAAACTGTCATATGGGAACAGCACACGGTGACCCTTCACAGA GCCCCGGGTTTTGGGTTTGGCATTGCCATCTCGGGTGGACGAGACAACCCTCATTTTCAGAGCGGGGAGACGTCCATCGTGATATCTGATGTGCTGAAAGGAGGTCCTGCAGAGGGATTGCTGCA AGAGAATGATCGAGTGGTGATGGTCAATGCGGTCTCTATGGACAACGTTGAACATGCTTATGCGGTGCAGCAGCTCCGAAAGAGCGGCAAGAATGCAAAGATA ACTATTCGACGGAAAAGGAAGGTGCAGATCCCTGTTTCACGttcaggggacagagagacaatGTCAGAGCACGAGGAAGAGGATAGTGATGACGAAGACGGCTACGACCACCACAGTGGTCGTCCTGGTCGAAGCGGCTACGAAGGAGCAAGTGGAGGCACCGGTACCGGCAGACGCCAGGACCGAgagcgtagcagcagcagcaggcgggaTCACAGTGCCTCTCGTGAGCGGAGCGTTTCCCCGAGATCCGAACGCCGGTCACAAGTTTCCTCTGGTCCAGCCAGGCCTGCCAAAGTCACCCTTGTCAAGTCCCGTAAAAATGAAG TAGAGTATGGGTTGCGCTTGGCCAGCCACATCTTTGTGAAGGACATCTCCCCTGAGAGCCTTGCTGCCAGAGATGGAAACATTCAAGAGGGAGATGTTGTACTGAAG atCAATGGCACCGTTACGGAGAACTTATCACTGATAGATGCCAAGAAGCTGATcgagaggtcaaagggcaaacTGAAGATGGTGGTGCAGAGGGATGAGCGAGCTACACTGCTCAGCATTCCTGACCTTGATGACAGCGTCCCCTCGGCTAATAACTCTGACAGAGATG ACATTTCAGAAATCCATTCCCTGACGTCAGACCATTCCAATCGATCCCACGGGCGAGGCAGTCGATCGCGCTCCCCCGACAGGCCCGAACCATCCGATCATCTCCGTCACTCACCGCGACAAATCAGCAATGGCAG CCAGCGAAGTCGAGACGAGGATCGCATTTCGAAGCCTGGGGCCATGTCCACGCTGGTGAGGAGCTCTGATGATGGTGTCCTGTCACAGGGCAGTGACCAGGCCAGCTCCAGGGATGAGAAGATCTTACCCCCACTGCCTG AACCAAAGCCCGTTTATGCACAACCCGGTCAGCCTGATGTAGACCTGCCCGTCAGCCCTTCTGATGCCCCAATCCCGAGTGCTGCGCACGACGACAGCATCCTCAG GCCAAGCATGAAGCTGGTGAAGTTCAAGAAAGGAGACAGTGTTGGGCTCCGGTTAGCTGGAGGGAACGATGTGGGAATTTTTGTGGCTGGAGTTTTGGAGGACAGCCCTGCAGCCAAGGAGGGGCTTGAGGAGGGCGACCAGATCCTGAGG GTGAACAATGTTGATTTCGCTAACATCATCCGGGAGGAGgctgttttgtttctgctggATCTCCCAAAAGGAGAAGAAGTTTCTATTCTGGCTCAGAAGAAGAAGGATG TTTATCGGAGGATAGTGGAATCGGACGTGGGTGATTCCTTCTACATCCGGACGCATTTTGAATACGAGAAAGAATCTCCTTATGGGCTGAGCTTCAACAAGGGAGAGGTGTTCCGTGTAGTAGACACGCTCTACAATGGAAAGTTAGGCTCCTGGCTTGCCATTCGTATTGGCAAGAACCATCAAGAAGTAGAGCGAGGCATTATTCCTAATAAGAACAG AGCGGAGCAGCTTTCCAGTGTGCAGTACACTCTCCCCAAAACACCAGGCGGCGACAGGGCCGACTTCTGGAGATTCAGAGGGTTGAGAAGCTCTAAGAGAAATCTGCGGAAGAGCAGGGAGGATCTGTCTGCCCAGCCGGTCCAGACCAAGTTCCCTGCCTATGAGAGGGTGGTGCTGAGGGAAG CTGGTTTCCTGAGACCCGTGGTTATCTTTGGACCAATAGCAGACGTAGCCAGAGAGAAGCTGGCCAGAGAGGAGCCAGACATTTTTGAACTAGCAA AGAGCGAACCCAGGGACGCAGGAACTGAGCAGAAAAGCTCCGGAATCATCCGCCTGCACACAATCAAACAGATCATCGACCGG GACAAGCACGCGGTGCTGGATATCACGCCAAATGCCGTGGATCGACTGAACTACGCTCAGTGGTATCCGATTGTGGTGTTCCTGAACCCAGACACCAAGCAGGGGGTCAAGAACATGAGGACCCGTCTCTGCCCTGAATCTAGAAAGAGTGCCCGCAAGCTCTTTGATAGATCCCTCAAATTACGGAAAAATAACCAACATCTCTTTACCA cAACCATTAACTTGAACAGCATGAATGATGGTTGGTTTGGAGCCCTGAAGGATataatccagcagcagcagaatcagctGGTCTGGGTTTCAGAGGGCAAG gcgGACGGAGCGACCGAGGATGACCTGGACATCCATGACGACCGCCTGTCCTATTTGTCAGCTCCGGGCAGTGAGTATTCCATGTACAGCACCGACAGCCGCCACACCTCCGACTACGAAGACACCGACACGGAAGGTGGCGCGTACACCGACCAGGAGCTGGATGAAACCCTGAACGATGACGTGGGTCCACCCGCGGAGCCTGCCATCACCCGCTCCTCCGAGCCTGTTCGCGAGGACCCGCCCGTCATCCAGGAACCCCCCGGCTATGTCAACTACCAGGTGCAGCCGGACCCCCTGAACCGCATCGACCCGGCTGGATTCAAGGCACCAGTGCCGCAGCAG agagcagaggccACTGCCGTCCCTAGCATCCCCCAGCAGCCCGAGCCCCTGACTGAAACAGTGCTCCCTGCTGTCGACGTTACTGTAAAAACTGTAGGGGGCGCGAGCCCCGACGAGGCCCCTGCAGCTCTCCACAGTCAGCCAAGCCCCATCCCAGAGGCTGGCTCACTCAGGAGGCCCACGGCCGAACTAGCTCCGCAGACCATCACCCCAGAACCTCTGCCGTCTGGACGGGCCGGTTCTGAACCTAAG ATCTTTCAAAAGGATCCGTACAGCACAGACAGCACAGGGAGGCTCGGCCACAACATGAAGCCCCTGTCTTACAACCCTCCGCAGGGCTTTCACTCTGAGCAGCCCTACAGAGATTACGACCACCCACCCAGTCGGTATGACGTCAGCAGCGGCGGGGGAGGTTACCCCGATCCAAAGTACAGAAACTACGACTCTAGCTCGCCCTTCGAGAACAGCGTGCCTCAGTACGACCAGCAACAGTGGAACCCCTACAACCAGCCGCTCTCTCCTGCCAACTCTCATGGCTATGACCCCCACTCCCCGTACGGCGATGGCTCTGACTCTCATTACACCCCTCCCCTACGCTACGACGAGCCGCCGCCTCAGCAAGGATTCGACGGTCGGCCCCGTTATGGCAAACCGACTGGAGCGGTCCGATACGACGCTCCTTCGCCTCCTGCTCCAGGCTCTGACATTAACTACCAGGACTCCCACCTGGGTACCTACCCCTCTAGCGGCCGTTCCTCGGACCACGCTGCTCAGCGGCCTGCCTACAACCAAGGACCAGCACCCCAACACAAGAGCTACAAAACCCAGCAATATGACCCCATTCCTGTGAACTCTGAGAGCagccccacacccccccccaaagcagAGGCCCCCTCGCCGTCCTTTGTGGACACTCCAAAGCCTGTCGCCgccagagatgaggagcaggacGACCCGGCCATGCGGCCGCAGTCGGTGCTCACGCGGGTCAAGATGTTCGAGAACAAACGCTCCGTGTCGGTGGACAGGGCCAGAGACGTGGGCGAGTCAGCGGGGAACAAG GCAGCTGATTTACCTCTGAAAACAGGTGGAGTCATCCCCAAAGCAAATTCCCTGAGCAACCTGGATCAAGAAAAGTCCTATCG AATTCCGGGGCCACAGAAGCCTCACGCCAGTGTGACTGATGACATCGTGCGCGCCAACCATTACGACCCCGACGAGGACGAGGACTACTACATGAAACAGCTGTCTTACTTTGACAAACTCCAGTCTGGCCCGAACAAACCTCAAGCACAAGTGCCCCACAACTACTCcag GCCAGAGCCGGTGGAGAAGCCAAGTCCAGTTGAGAAGAAGTATGAACCAGTTCCCCAGGTgaccccctctctgccccccgtTACACTGCCAAAACCTGCACCTGAAGGTAAAACTGACCCTTCTAACCGAGCAGCGTTGGTCCTTCACCAGAAGTCTCAGCTGACCCATCTCTGCGTCTCTCCGACAGCCAAGCCCGTTGCTCGGGAGGACACCGTTCAGTCCAACTTCCTGCCCCACAAGAGTTTCCCTGAGAAGTCTCCGGTAAACGGAACCAGCGAACAGCCCCCGAAATCCAACAGCGGGGCTCCAGGCGTGTCTAGCTACAACCGCTTCACACCCAAGCCCTTCACCACATCGGCCAAACCTTTCGCGCGCATGTTTGACAGTCCCAAATTCAACCACAACCTGCTGCCCAACGACAAGCCTGAGAGTGTTCCAAAG GGCCGAAGCTCCAGCCCACTGAAGCCGCATATACCTCCACAGCCACAGAACACCGACCACGACAGTGGTTTAGACACATTCACGCGCACTGTGGAGCACCGCCCCAAACACCAGCACAACAACGTCAACGCGGTTCCCAAAGCCATCCCTGTGAG CCCCACTGCCCTGGATgacgaggaggatgaagacgaaGGCCACACGGTGGTGGCGACAGCTCGAGGCATCTTCAACTCCAACGGCGGCGTCCTGAGCTCCATCGAGACGGGAGTGAGCATAATTATCCCGCAGGGGGCCATTCCTGAAGGTGTGGAGCAGGAGATCTATTTCAAGGTGTGCAGAGACAACAGCATCCTGCCACCACTGGACAAGGAGAAAG GAGAGACTCTGCTCAGTCCTCTGGTGATGTGTGGACCTCACGGCCTCAAGTTCTTGAAGCCTGTGGAGCTGCGCTTACCTCACTGTGCGTCTATGACCCCTGATGGTTGGTCTTTTGCTCTAAAATCCTCCGACTCCTCGTCGG CCGATCCCAAAAACTGGCAGAACAATTCTCTGCCCGGAGACCCCAACTACCTGGTGGGAGCCAACTGTGTGTCCGTGCTCATCGACCACTTCTGA
- the tjp1a gene encoding tight junction protein ZO-1 isoform X10 codes for MKYQKYITVMQMAMGVTASNKDCLPTKRQLWVTPQDGDTSPSGADEPTGATGGAGAMAISASSTLSLPMSQGKPSLRRIKGRIHRSKSLDSIELLDSSSAAMEETVIWEQHTVTLHRAPGFGFGIAISGGRDNPHFQSGETSIVISDVLKGGPAEGLLQENDRVVMVNAVSMDNVEHAYAVQQLRKSGKNAKITIRRKRKVQIPVSRSGDRETMSEHEEEDSDDEDGYDHHSGRPGRSGYEGASGGTGTGRRQDRERSSSSRRDHSASRERSVSPRSERRSQVSSGPARPAKVTLVKSRKNEVEYGLRLASHIFVKDISPESLAARDGNIQEGDVVLKINGTVTENLSLIDAKKLIERSKGKLKMVVQRDERATLLSIPDLDDSVPSANNSDRDDISEIHSLTSDHSNRSHGRGSRSRSPDRPEPSDHLRHSPRQISNGSQRSRDEDRISKPGAMSTLVRSSDDGVLSQGSDQASSRDEKILPPLPEPKPVYAQPGQPDVDLPVSPSDAPIPSAAHDDSILRPSMKLVKFKKGDSVGLRLAGGNDVGIFVAGVLEDSPAAKEGLEEGDQILRVNNVDFANIIREEAVLFLLDLPKGEEVSILAQKKKDVYRRIVESDVGDSFYIRTHFEYEKESPYGLSFNKGEVFRVVDTLYNGKLGSWLAIRIGKNHQEVERGIIPNKNRAEQLSSVQYTLPKTPGGDRADFWRFRGLRSSKRNLRKSREDLSAQPVQTKFPAYERVVLREAGFLRPVVIFGPIADVAREKLAREEPDIFELAKTQQQHGEGKSEPRDAGTEQKSSGIIRLHTIKQIIDRDKHAVLDITPNAVDRLNYAQWYPIVVFLNPDTKQGVKNMRTRLCPESRKSARKLFDRSLKLRKNNQHLFTTTINLNSMNDGWFGALKDIIQQQQNQLVWVSEGKADGATEDDLDIHDDRLSYLSAPGSEYSMYSTDSRHTSDYEDTDTEGGAYTDQELDETLNDDVGPPAEPAITRSSEPVREDPPVIQEPPGYVNYQVQPDPLNRIDPAGFKAPVPQQRAEATAVPSIPQQPEPLTETVLPAVDVTVKTVGGASPDEAPAALHSQPSPIPEAGSLRRPTAELAPQTITPEPLPSGRAGSEPKIFQKDPYSTDSTGRLGHNMKPLSYNPPQGFHSEQPYRDYDHPPSRYDVSSGGGGYPDPKYRNYDSSSPFENSVPQYDQQQWNPYNQPLSPANSHGYDPHSPYGDGSDSHYTPPLRYDEPPPQQGFDGRPRYGKPTGAVRYDAPSPPAPGSDINYQDSHLGTYPSSGRSSDHAAQRPAYNQGPAPQHKSYKTQQYDPIPVNSESSPTPPPKAEAPSPSFVDTPKPVAARDEEQDDPAMRPQSVLTRVKMFENKRSVSVDRARDVGESAGNKAADLPLKTGGVIPKANSLSNLDQEKSYRIPGPQKPHASVTDDIVRANHYDPDEDEDYYMKQLSYFDKLQSGPNKPQAQVPHNYSRPEPVEKPSPVEKKYEPVPQVTPSLPPVTLPKPAPEAKPVAREDTVQSNFLPHKSFPEKSPVNGTSEQPPKSNSGAPGVSSYNRFTPKPFTTSAKPFARMFDSPKFNHNLLPNDKPESVPKGRSSSPLKPHIPPQPQNTDHDSGLDTFTRTVEHRPKHQHNNVNAVPKAIPVSPTALDDEEDEDEGHTVVATARGIFNSNGGVLSSIETGVSIIIPQGAIPEGVEQEIYFKVCRDNSILPPLDKEKGETLLSPLVMCGPHGLKFLKPVELRLPHSDPKNWQNNSLPGDPNYLVGANCVSVLIDHF; via the exons AGTGCAGCGATGGAGGAAACTGTCATATGGGAACAGCACACGGTGACCCTTCACAGA GCCCCGGGTTTTGGGTTTGGCATTGCCATCTCGGGTGGACGAGACAACCCTCATTTTCAGAGCGGGGAGACGTCCATCGTGATATCTGATGTGCTGAAAGGAGGTCCTGCAGAGGGATTGCTGCA AGAGAATGATCGAGTGGTGATGGTCAATGCGGTCTCTATGGACAACGTTGAACATGCTTATGCGGTGCAGCAGCTCCGAAAGAGCGGCAAGAATGCAAAGATA ACTATTCGACGGAAAAGGAAGGTGCAGATCCCTGTTTCACGttcaggggacagagagacaatGTCAGAGCACGAGGAAGAGGATAGTGATGACGAAGACGGCTACGACCACCACAGTGGTCGTCCTGGTCGAAGCGGCTACGAAGGAGCAAGTGGAGGCACCGGTACCGGCAGACGCCAGGACCGAgagcgtagcagcagcagcaggcgggaTCACAGTGCCTCTCGTGAGCGGAGCGTTTCCCCGAGATCCGAACGCCGGTCACAAGTTTCCTCTGGTCCAGCCAGGCCTGCCAAAGTCACCCTTGTCAAGTCCCGTAAAAATGAAG TAGAGTATGGGTTGCGCTTGGCCAGCCACATCTTTGTGAAGGACATCTCCCCTGAGAGCCTTGCTGCCAGAGATGGAAACATTCAAGAGGGAGATGTTGTACTGAAG atCAATGGCACCGTTACGGAGAACTTATCACTGATAGATGCCAAGAAGCTGATcgagaggtcaaagggcaaacTGAAGATGGTGGTGCAGAGGGATGAGCGAGCTACACTGCTCAGCATTCCTGACCTTGATGACAGCGTCCCCTCGGCTAATAACTCTGACAGAGATG ACATTTCAGAAATCCATTCCCTGACGTCAGACCATTCCAATCGATCCCACGGGCGAGGCAGTCGATCGCGCTCCCCCGACAGGCCCGAACCATCCGATCATCTCCGTCACTCACCGCGACAAATCAGCAATGGCAG CCAGCGAAGTCGAGACGAGGATCGCATTTCGAAGCCTGGGGCCATGTCCACGCTGGTGAGGAGCTCTGATGATGGTGTCCTGTCACAGGGCAGTGACCAGGCCAGCTCCAGGGATGAGAAGATCTTACCCCCACTGCCTG AACCAAAGCCCGTTTATGCACAACCCGGTCAGCCTGATGTAGACCTGCCCGTCAGCCCTTCTGATGCCCCAATCCCGAGTGCTGCGCACGACGACAGCATCCTCAG GCCAAGCATGAAGCTGGTGAAGTTCAAGAAAGGAGACAGTGTTGGGCTCCGGTTAGCTGGAGGGAACGATGTGGGAATTTTTGTGGCTGGAGTTTTGGAGGACAGCCCTGCAGCCAAGGAGGGGCTTGAGGAGGGCGACCAGATCCTGAGG GTGAACAATGTTGATTTCGCTAACATCATCCGGGAGGAGgctgttttgtttctgctggATCTCCCAAAAGGAGAAGAAGTTTCTATTCTGGCTCAGAAGAAGAAGGATG TTTATCGGAGGATAGTGGAATCGGACGTGGGTGATTCCTTCTACATCCGGACGCATTTTGAATACGAGAAAGAATCTCCTTATGGGCTGAGCTTCAACAAGGGAGAGGTGTTCCGTGTAGTAGACACGCTCTACAATGGAAAGTTAGGCTCCTGGCTTGCCATTCGTATTGGCAAGAACCATCAAGAAGTAGAGCGAGGCATTATTCCTAATAAGAACAG AGCGGAGCAGCTTTCCAGTGTGCAGTACACTCTCCCCAAAACACCAGGCGGCGACAGGGCCGACTTCTGGAGATTCAGAGGGTTGAGAAGCTCTAAGAGAAATCTGCGGAAGAGCAGGGAGGATCTGTCTGCCCAGCCGGTCCAGACCAAGTTCCCTGCCTATGAGAGGGTGGTGCTGAGGGAAG CTGGTTTCCTGAGACCCGTGGTTATCTTTGGACCAATAGCAGACGTAGCCAGAGAGAAGCTGGCCAGAGAGGAGCCAGACATTTTTGAACTAGCAA aaacacagcaacaacacggAGAGGGAA AGAGCGAACCCAGGGACGCAGGAACTGAGCAGAAAAGCTCCGGAATCATCCGCCTGCACACAATCAAACAGATCATCGACCGG GACAAGCACGCGGTGCTGGATATCACGCCAAATGCCGTGGATCGACTGAACTACGCTCAGTGGTATCCGATTGTGGTGTTCCTGAACCCAGACACCAAGCAGGGGGTCAAGAACATGAGGACCCGTCTCTGCCCTGAATCTAGAAAGAGTGCCCGCAAGCTCTTTGATAGATCCCTCAAATTACGGAAAAATAACCAACATCTCTTTACCA cAACCATTAACTTGAACAGCATGAATGATGGTTGGTTTGGAGCCCTGAAGGATataatccagcagcagcagaatcagctGGTCTGGGTTTCAGAGGGCAAG gcgGACGGAGCGACCGAGGATGACCTGGACATCCATGACGACCGCCTGTCCTATTTGTCAGCTCCGGGCAGTGAGTATTCCATGTACAGCACCGACAGCCGCCACACCTCCGACTACGAAGACACCGACACGGAAGGTGGCGCGTACACCGACCAGGAGCTGGATGAAACCCTGAACGATGACGTGGGTCCACCCGCGGAGCCTGCCATCACCCGCTCCTCCGAGCCTGTTCGCGAGGACCCGCCCGTCATCCAGGAACCCCCCGGCTATGTCAACTACCAGGTGCAGCCGGACCCCCTGAACCGCATCGACCCGGCTGGATTCAAGGCACCAGTGCCGCAGCAG agagcagaggccACTGCCGTCCCTAGCATCCCCCAGCAGCCCGAGCCCCTGACTGAAACAGTGCTCCCTGCTGTCGACGTTACTGTAAAAACTGTAGGGGGCGCGAGCCCCGACGAGGCCCCTGCAGCTCTCCACAGTCAGCCAAGCCCCATCCCAGAGGCTGGCTCACTCAGGAGGCCCACGGCCGAACTAGCTCCGCAGACCATCACCCCAGAACCTCTGCCGTCTGGACGGGCCGGTTCTGAACCTAAG ATCTTTCAAAAGGATCCGTACAGCACAGACAGCACAGGGAGGCTCGGCCACAACATGAAGCCCCTGTCTTACAACCCTCCGCAGGGCTTTCACTCTGAGCAGCCCTACAGAGATTACGACCACCCACCCAGTCGGTATGACGTCAGCAGCGGCGGGGGAGGTTACCCCGATCCAAAGTACAGAAACTACGACTCTAGCTCGCCCTTCGAGAACAGCGTGCCTCAGTACGACCAGCAACAGTGGAACCCCTACAACCAGCCGCTCTCTCCTGCCAACTCTCATGGCTATGACCCCCACTCCCCGTACGGCGATGGCTCTGACTCTCATTACACCCCTCCCCTACGCTACGACGAGCCGCCGCCTCAGCAAGGATTCGACGGTCGGCCCCGTTATGGCAAACCGACTGGAGCGGTCCGATACGACGCTCCTTCGCCTCCTGCTCCAGGCTCTGACATTAACTACCAGGACTCCCACCTGGGTACCTACCCCTCTAGCGGCCGTTCCTCGGACCACGCTGCTCAGCGGCCTGCCTACAACCAAGGACCAGCACCCCAACACAAGAGCTACAAAACCCAGCAATATGACCCCATTCCTGTGAACTCTGAGAGCagccccacacccccccccaaagcagAGGCCCCCTCGCCGTCCTTTGTGGACACTCCAAAGCCTGTCGCCgccagagatgaggagcaggacGACCCGGCCATGCGGCCGCAGTCGGTGCTCACGCGGGTCAAGATGTTCGAGAACAAACGCTCCGTGTCGGTGGACAGGGCCAGAGACGTGGGCGAGTCAGCGGGGAACAAG GCAGCTGATTTACCTCTGAAAACAGGTGGAGTCATCCCCAAAGCAAATTCCCTGAGCAACCTGGATCAAGAAAAGTCCTATCG AATTCCGGGGCCACAGAAGCCTCACGCCAGTGTGACTGATGACATCGTGCGCGCCAACCATTACGACCCCGACGAGGACGAGGACTACTACATGAAACAGCTGTCTTACTTTGACAAACTCCAGTCTGGCCCGAACAAACCTCAAGCACAAGTGCCCCACAACTACTCcag GCCAGAGCCGGTGGAGAAGCCAAGTCCAGTTGAGAAGAAGTATGAACCAGTTCCCCAGGTgaccccctctctgccccccgtTACACTGCCAAAACCTGCACCTGAAG CCAAGCCCGTTGCTCGGGAGGACACCGTTCAGTCCAACTTCCTGCCCCACAAGAGTTTCCCTGAGAAGTCTCCGGTAAACGGAACCAGCGAACAGCCCCCGAAATCCAACAGCGGGGCTCCAGGCGTGTCTAGCTACAACCGCTTCACACCCAAGCCCTTCACCACATCGGCCAAACCTTTCGCGCGCATGTTTGACAGTCCCAAATTCAACCACAACCTGCTGCCCAACGACAAGCCTGAGAGTGTTCCAAAG GGCCGAAGCTCCAGCCCACTGAAGCCGCATATACCTCCACAGCCACAGAACACCGACCACGACAGTGGTTTAGACACATTCACGCGCACTGTGGAGCACCGCCCCAAACACCAGCACAACAACGTCAACGCGGTTCCCAAAGCCATCCCTGTGAG CCCCACTGCCCTGGATgacgaggaggatgaagacgaaGGCCACACGGTGGTGGCGACAGCTCGAGGCATCTTCAACTCCAACGGCGGCGTCCTGAGCTCCATCGAGACGGGAGTGAGCATAATTATCCCGCAGGGGGCCATTCCTGAAGGTGTGGAGCAGGAGATCTATTTCAAGGTGTGCAGAGACAACAGCATCCTGCCACCACTGGACAAGGAGAAAG GAGAGACTCTGCTCAGTCCTCTGGTGATGTGTGGACCTCACGGCCTCAAGTTCTTGAAGCCTGTGGAGCTGCGCTTACCTCACT CCGATCCCAAAAACTGGCAGAACAATTCTCTGCCCGGAGACCCCAACTACCTGGTGGGAGCCAACTGTGTGTCCGTGCTCATCGACCACTTCTGA